The DNA segment AACATTAGTGCTTTAAATAAGCTGTCTCAGTCCTTACAAGACCCCTTGGAAGTGTTATTACTCATTTTATGGGTGGTGGAACTGAAGCTCACAGAGGTTTAGTGACTAACCCAGAACACTAGGCTCATTTATATAGATCTGGAATTTAAACCCAGATCTGACACCAAAGCCTCATGCACTCTTTCAATTCCTTTGGCCCTGTTCCATTTTATTCTGTGTAATCTCACTCATGTGttcacatgtttttttctttgtttcttattgaCTCTCTGATAAGTtctcacattttcttctctccttaaaCTTTGAACCCAATCCCCAACTCATTATAGATAATTTAACCTACCACTTAACTAAATGATTGAGTGCATCCAGCAGAATTTCCTTCAACGTTATTTTCTTATCCTCTCTCGTTTCTCTGCCTCATTGCTTATACTTTCTATGTTcctgattcttttcttctgtcaCCAAGGCTTGCTTCAtgatttattcctattttctcaCTCTTTCAAGCTCTCCTCTCaagttgattatttttcttctactttaaaaAGGTTGGTAGGGACAGAACCCTGAAAAATATCCATTAAGTTTAGCATTTCTATGGTGATTGGTAATATTAGCAAGAGACATCTCAGTAGAGTAATGCATACAGATTCCAGGAGGCAGAGGGCTGATGATTGAATAGGAGATGTGGAATTGAAAACCAGTGCAGACTTCTATAAAGAAAGGTTACAATGAAAAAGGGAGTGGGGGGAGCTGTATGATTGAAGGACAGGGTTTGTtggtttctgtgtttattttctcaagATAGATTTAAGTATGATAATATCCtaaaaggcaagaggaaaaagggaaaggttTATGGAGTAAAACCTCAGATCCATAGAGTTAGCCTTAAAGGcttttatatataaactatatgaaTCTTTATAGACCCAACTGAATCTAAAGCTTTTCTTCATTGGCTCAAcaagcaatttttatttcttctgtaatttgtTGTAGCAGTTCATGTATCTCTCATGATACTTAACATATATTCTCTGAAATTATATGATGCAAAATATAGTTAAGAGCCCTGCTGTCTTGATTTGATTTCTGGCTTTACCACTTACCAGTTATGTGGCTTTCCACTACTTATTCTTTTAGTACTCAAATTTTTTTatctgtaacatggggataaTAGTTGTAGCTACTCATTCTTGTGAGGATTAACCTTTGTGAAGCTCTTAGAACAGGCGTTTTTCTCCTACTAAATTGTAACGTCCTTAAGAATAAGAACCTGTTCTTTATATTACTTAATATACACAGCATAATTCATACATATAATagttcagaattttatttttgaaggaataaTAGAATATATACCCTGCATTTGTAGGATAGCTGTTGAGTGTAAGAGTCCAATTGAGAATCACTGTCTATACATATTTTCTTACCTATAGAGATACTCAGACCCTATAGGACTAAATGCCAGGCAGCTGCAAGGCACTGAACCTTGACAATTTTAGCCAGGAAGACTTGGATGGGGATGTGGGATAGGAAGAATGAAAGAACTACAGGTACCTGTGAGAGGCAATAAAATCCTGTTGTAAAAGTTAGCATATTATTTAGGCCAAAAAAGCTCTTAATGAGAGTTATAAATATCCCCTGGGGCAATCAAGGCTAGTCACCATCCAAGTAGTCCTTTGCTTTGAGGAACACCAACCCAAGGTAGCTTCTATAACTAGAGTTTTAGTGAGTAGAAGAAGTAGTGTAAACAGGGTAATATTGGGTGATTGGGAAAGGATATGCCTCAATTGGCTGAGGgactaaggaaaaaaacaaaaatagattaaaattttaCTCTCAGTCAGCTCATTGCCCATTGTCTTATTTTGCctttccttctaaattttttattattggtCTTGGAGAATTCCTGAACTACAGGGGAATCTCTAAAGCAGGGATGGCAAATATTGGTTTCATCCCATATGTCTCCTGATGTGTGGTGCTTAGAAGGAATATAATGGGAAAGAATGCCTTGATTAGTTAGCGGTGCCTTCCATAACTTAAGGAGAGGATTGGTAGGAGAGTCCGTTCATAGCAATGCCTCTTCTGCTTAAGACTGAACACAAGATAAATGGATTATCTAGGCAGTATTATGTGGTCAGCTCTGATGCttaattatatagaaaaatatctttaactgACATTTTTTGATTAGCAGCCTTTCAATGTCATAACTCGAATAACCTGTGGTTCCAGCTATCCATTTggcttaactttttttaattgaaatgcttTTTTGCAATATCATGGCCTTCATTGGAACCCTATTTTGTCCTTTAAATGGGATTAATATTCAATGCCTTAGCTTCTCTTTCATGTATGTCTAGtttcttatatttacttttttttctattaatagacTTTATTCCTTAGAGCAATATTAGCTTCATAGCAAAAtggagaggaaggtacagagatttcccatataccctccTTACCCCTACCCTTGTATAGCCTCCCTCATTATCAGCATCCCCCAACAAAATTGctcatttgttacaattgatgggCCTGTATTGAcatatcattatcacccaaagcccatagtttacattagagttcactcttagctttgtacattctatgggtttggacaaatatataatgacttGAATCCAACATTAATTACATTATTATACAGAGTAATTTTATAGTCATAAAAATCCTATGTGCTCCACTTATTCATCTCCCACCTGTCATAAaccctgatcttttttttaaaattttttttcaacgtttatttattttttgggggacagagagagagcatgaacgggggaggggcagagagagagggagacacagaatcggaaacaggctccaggctctgagccatcagcccagagcctgacgcggggctcgaactcacggaccgtgagatcgtgacctggctgaagtcggacgcttaaccgactgcgccacccaggcgcccccaaccctgatctttttactatctccatagttttacctttccCAGAATATTAGGTAGTAAAATTATACAGAATATGTTCTTTTcaggctggcttatttcacttagtaatatgcatttaagtttcttccctGTCTTTTTCTAGGTTGATGGTGGctagtttctttttaatgcttaataaTAATCTGTTGTCTGAATTTACTACAGTTTATTTAACCGTTCACCAACTGAAAGATATCTTaattgcttctaagttttggcaaaaTGGAtagagctgctgtaaacatccgtgtgcaggcttttgtgtagatgtaaattttcttatttatttgtttatctttaatttacatccaagttagcatatagtgcaacaatgatttcaagagtagattccttaatgccccttacccatttagcccatcccccctcccacagcccctccaccaaccctctgtttgttctctatatttaagagtgttttctgttttgtctcccccCCAccgttgttatattatttttgctttccttccctatgttcatctgttttgtatcttaaattcttcatatgagtgaagtcatgtgatatttgtctttctctgactaatttcacttagcataataccctctagttctatccacataggtGCAAATGGTATGTAGATgtaaattttcaactcctttgggtgaataccgAGGAGTAAGAGttctggattgtatggtaagagtatgtttagttttaaaagaaatcaccaaactgtatttcaaagtggctgtaccattttgcattttcaccaggAATGAATGAGAGTTCTCTTGCGCCAAACATTCACCAGCATgtgatgttgtcagtgttctgtaTTTTAGCTATACTAACAAGTGTAGTGGTATCTTACTGttcttttaatttgcagtttGCTGATGACATAtaatgtagagcatcttttcatatgcttacttgccatctttatatcttctttggtgaggtgtctttTAATGTCTCTGACCCATTTTTATTGAGGTGTTTTCTTAGTGACTTTTAAGAGTTATTtgatattttggataatagtcttTTATCAagtatgtcttttgcaaatattttctcctaatctggtttttctttttattctcttgacaatatctttcacaaagcagaatttttttaatttaatgaagccTGGCTTACCAGTTTTTTCAGTCATAGATTGTGTGTTTGGTGTCCTATCTAAAAAGTCATCTAGTTTCTCCTATATTATCTTGTTGGAGTTttgtatagttttgtgttttatatttagttctatgatacattttgagttagtttttgtgaatggtataagtcTTTGTCTtgatttacttgtttgtttgtttgtttgtttgtttgtttgtttgttttagagagagagagacagagacaaagtccaagcagtggagagggacagagggagagaaagagaatctcaggtGGACTCCGcagtcagtgcggagcccaacacagggctcaatcccacaaccctgggattgtgacctgagctgaaatcaacagagAGGcccaacacactgagccacccaggtgccccttgattcaCTTCTTTACATGTGAATACTCAGtattccagtaccatttgttgaaaaaatggtCTTTTCTCCCTCATATTGCTTTTGCTGCTTTGTCAGAGATCAGTTGAATATATTTGTGTgcatctatttctgggttctctattctgttccagtgatctattTATCTGTTCTTTGACCACTACCACACTGTCTTCATTGCTGTAGCGTTATAGTCTCGAAGTCAGGTAATGtcagttctccaactttgttcttcattaTTTTGCTAGCTATTCTTGGTCTTTTGCCTCCTCCCAAACTTTACACTCAATTTGTGATATCCacaaataacttgctgggattttgattgggattacattgaatctgtagatcaagttgAGAATGACATCTTGACAGTATTGAGTCTCCCTATTGATAAACATGGATTATCACTCCATTTTTTGTGTattctttgtatagttttcttttttaaatttttaatgtttattttgagagagagagagagagagagagagaatggcggggcgggggggcagagagagagggagacagagggtccaaagtgggctctgcactgagagtggagagcccgatgcagggcttgaactcacaagctttgagatcatgacctgagctgaagttgcttaaccaactgagccacccaggtgtccctgtatattcacttttatttaatccatttttgtaATCTTTAGAAGTCACTTTTCCTGAGTcacttcagaaatattttatagagtTTTCCTGTCCTCTTGGAATCACTTgctatttgttcctttttgtatTGGCTTTCTAAGagcttttctctctgtcttttaaatatCCATGATGCCCAGCCAAATGTAATTTCTGGTATTGCATAGAAAAATTATTCCTAGAATTGAATTCAATCACCTGATCTACATAGTTCATATCCATACTACGATACAATGCTTTCTCAGAAATTAGAGCAAAAATTCTTATTGACTGCATAAAGGAAATAGAGGAGAATTGTGGTACATaattcctgccctcaagaagcttgtAGTTTGGTAAGAAACCAcacttaaacatatgaaaagtaaGACTTTTAGATAATAATTCTAGTATTAAGCCATAGAGGAGTACCTGATTAACATATTAATTGAATACGTAATACTGACTCTGGAACTCATAGGAGAGAGTGATTTACTTTAGTCAGGTTAGTCAGGGAAAACTTTATTACACTCATGGAAATTGAACTTAGTcctaaaatatgaacaaattttGGATAACAGATTAATCCATATTTCTTATGGATGAGTTTCACAATACTTtgttcttcaattttttctttaaaactttaaatgaactgtttccttttaattatattttctatccAATATAGTTATAACAAACACTTGAAAATGTTTGACATACCAGCTGCCTTCAAttttttattcctatgttttgTCACAGGGATCCTGATTTTCAACTGCTACAGGAAGGACAAAGGTATGGTTGAATCAGTATTACTTACcttctatatatttatgttaatagaAACATTAAGAGTAAACCAGGTGATACGAGCTTTTGGACTTCCTGTGTTGATGCATGAGGTAAGTGCCCATTTTAGCccacacaaagaaatatttgccttgtacagctttttcttttgtgatagTAAGATGATGTGTTTGATCTGTATGATTTATTGTACAGCTGTTCCTACAATGAAGTCTAATTGAACCTGTTGAAATACGACACAAACATAGCTTCCATCTGAGATACGGTGCTTCTTTGTCAACTAGATTATGCCAATTACATTTGTTGAAAGGTTTTTTTCGTCTTATTTTATAGGATTTCAAAGCTTAATATGCCAATTATGTATTATTTGGAAGAGTGTCTAAAGCATTAATAGAAAAATTCCAAGTTGTGATATTTTTCTTAACTGTTCTTGTAGTGTTGCTTGCCCAATCGTGACTATTTCTCAAAACACATTCTTATATCTTTTATCAGCATAAATTTTCCTGGTTTTTAGCCACTATTTTAGTACATAGAATTGAGCACAAGtaagagatatttatttattgatatatattttaaatttatagcttcaaagtaatattgaaaaatatagttACTTTAAAATTCCAAGAGAAAGTATGAAACCTATGAAAGTcaaattcttctaattttttttaacattatgctTACTTCAGGTACAAGAGACAGTCTCGTGGCTATATAGGTTAGATTCTAACTAAAAAATGGTATCTAATACTGAATAAActtgttatcttttctttattcccaTCCACAaccttactgttttgttttgtttttttatgttttatttatttttgaaagagagaggggaaagtgcaagcaagggaggggcagagagagagggagacacagaatccttagacaggctctgggctctgagctagctgtcagcacagagcctgacacagggttcgaacgcaccaaccatgagatcatgacctgagcctaaggtggacggttaactgactaagcccccacAACCTTACTTtcaactctgtttttctttttctttctttatacttCCACcaagcatgctttttttttttttttaatgttgcattattttattttagtctatttttttaatcatttaaaaaatgaatatcctTTTGGGGGAGCAGTTTTAAGTGTATAGAAAAATTGCTTGAAAAGTAGAAAGTTCCTACATACCCTCACAATTCCCTGCCCCCACTTACACAGAATTGTTATCCTAAAAGAGTTCTTTTAAAGTTCTGATATGTGCATTTGCTGGAGAGTAGTTTCTCACCTAACATTTCCTATCTCAGGTTTGTATAGACAAAGCTACTCTTTTCCTTCACCTTTTCATaattcttaatctttttaaaacccAGTTGAAAATTGAAGCAGGGAGCCTAGGttgctcagttgattaagtgtatgattcttggtttcagctcaggtaatgatctcgtggtttgtgggatcgagccccacatttgtgctgacagtgtggagcctgcttgggattctctctctcctcgtTCTtagtccctcctccctctctccctctctctgtctctctcaaaataagtaaacattaaaaattttttttaattaaaaaaaatgaaaattgaaggaACATAGTCAAAGGGAAAActactgtcttttatttttagcattctaTAATAACTCTGGGTTTTCAAATACAGTATCTTTCATtgacaaatattaattttctttattttttgctaagACTTTCTTGTGATTTTTATCTATGGAATTTTCTGTATAACTATCAACCATAATTGGGAAAGGTTTAAACATGTCTTTTTATCTTGTTACCTTTCAAAACCTAAACAGAGTttctgtaatacatttttttgagaaagcaggaatgaagttttcaaaagaaaacctttttttaaaaagtatatataaaatagtcaCAGAATAGTAACAggcagaggcacctgagtggttcattcggttaagtgtccgactcttgatcttcgctcaggtcttgatcatcaggtcatgagtttaaaaaaagaaaaaaagaaagaaagaaaaagaaatgtaacaagcaaaaatcaaaataattcagtAGGATGAAAttatcaaggtttttttttctttttgctgtactcctttaacactttaaaaaacgggaaaaaagaaagaagatggtagaattatatcaaataaataagatGGAGAGAAATCATAGATTATATAGCATTCTTCGaaaacatgtatatgtgtatatgtgtgtatctacggaaatacatatagatatatagatagatatatatataatctataggCAATGCTTGaaagttacaaaatataaataactgggacgttttgctttttcattacagttattttgtttctttccttctacagTGGCCATTCTGGAAAGGAAGTACAGCTATGCACTAAGGCCATTAAAACATCAGATATTGACAATCCTGGCCATTTTGAGAAACATTATGAATCTAGTTCTTCTAGCACTCATAGTGACAGTAACAGTGACAATGAGCAAGACTTTGTTTCCTCCATTCTACCAGGAAACAGACTGGTAGATGCAATGGGTGTAAGTCCAAAGCTGCACAAAAAAAgcataatgaaaaagaaagccgGCCATAAAGCTAACTCCAAGCATGAAGACAAAGAACAGACAGTAATAGATGTCTCTGAGCAGCTAGGCAATTGCACATTAGATAGTCAGGAGAAAGCTGTTGCTTGTGAACTTCCTTCACAGAAAGTAAGTGCTCAGATTTCTCCAAATAGTCCTTTGCAAGAAAAAGTAGAAGTTtcagaaaattctggaaataaataCAGTAGTTCAAAAGTAACTCTAGTAGGCATAAGTAAGAAAAGTGCTGAGCATTTTAAGAGAAAGTTTGCCAAATCAAACCAGGTTTCTAGATCAGCCTCTAATTCAGTGCAGATGTGCCCTGAAGTTGCAAAGGCAAACTTACTTAAAGTCCTGAAGGAGACTTTGATTGAGTGGAAGACAGAAGAAACTTTGAGGTTTTTGTATGGCCAGAATTATGCTTCTTTGTGTCTGAAACTCTCTTCAGCCTCTCTGGTTAAAGAAGAAGAACTTGATGAAGATGACATAGATTGTGACCTAGACAAACATTCTCCTTCCCTGCAGGGATCTCAGAATAGCTTGGATGAGTCTTTACCTTTTAGGACTTCAGATACAGCCAGTAAACCACTACCAAGttatgagaatttgaaaaaagaaactgaaacctTAAATCTAAGGATAAGGGAGTTTTATAGAGGACGATATGTTTTGAATGAAGAAACTACCAAATCACAAGACTCAGAAGAGGTATGTCTTAATGATGAtgggttttgggggcacctgggtggttcattcagttaagcattggactcttgatttcagtttaggtcatgatctcacagtttgtgagatcgagcccagcgtcaggctctgggataACAGCCTGGAGCTtgtatgggattctctctctcctctctctctgtctgcccctccccccactcatgctttttttttctctctctcaagataaatggacttaaaaaaaaaaaaacgataatGAGTTTTCTATGCTGCTAGCATATGAAACACTCACCATAGCAAACCTTGGAACAGGAGTAATACTGaagaaataattgttaaattttcaagtttgtttagttcagttttttgttttcaaatgccaTCCCTAGGgactccttggtggctcagtcagttgaaggtctgactcttggttttggctgtgGTAATGATTACATAgtttcataggtttgagccccgcatctgccagtgcagatcctgcttgggactctctgtctctccctgtctctgcccctcccctgctcgtgctatctctctctctctctctctctcaaaataaattaattttatttatttattttaatgtttatttttgcaacagagagagacaaagcctgagcaagggaaggccagagagagagagatacagaatccgaagcaggattcaggttctgagctgacagcacagagcccaacgtggggcttgaacccacgaaccatgagatcatgacccgaactgaagtcagaggctcaaccagctgagccacccaggcgcccctaaataaattaattaaaaaaaattttttttaaatgccatctcCAGTAGTGGCAtaattgttttccaaataagTTGAAATTCGCCCCCAGAAAATTTCacaaatgtgtaatatttttctCCAGTATAGAAATAGCCTAGAATTGGGGGACAGAGTTTTCTTTAAAACCTAGTTCTTCATATAATATGTAGACTCTCTGAAgaggtttatttatctatttttgtaccaacaaatattctttgtattttggtaTTTCAAATTTCTGCATGGGGtatatatctttgtattttatttccaatagAACTGTATACAGTGGAGTAGACTTACTAGCTGAATGGTAAAGTATTTGGGTATTATTTACCAAGCAGgccaatttaaaataatattaatgaaaataatatagtaAAGGAGACTTATTGAGAAATAATGGACATAAGAGAAAATAGAGCATACCAGGTAAACCTAGGTTTTAGTATTAGCTATGTCATTTATTACTGTATGAAAATTTGGTCTCTTGAGTCTGATAGCTTTCCTTGCTCACttgttaagaatttaaaaaataatgtatgtaaagcatttatCACAGTGCCTTAGATAAAATTGATGCTCAGTAAATAGTAATTCTCTGTAGAGACTAAATGTCTCTTGGGGGGGTTCTCTCAGTATTTCTCTTACCCGTTTTTGGTTTGATGTGTAGCTTGGGAAATGAAGTTATTTGGCATGAAGAGGAGTACGTGATAACCTTATTTTTATGACAAAACTTTGTTACTAAAGATTTGTGAGTAAATGTGGCTCTAAATTTAAGAACACATTTGGAGATTTAGAAAGAGGATGAAAGTGGAAATAGAGTAAAAGTTTAGAAATTTCTTATATAGAATGCTACCTAGCCTAGTACTATATTTTGAATCACTTCAACTGTATTATTAGACAGTATTCATAACTTTTATAATCAGCCTGAAGAAACCTGATCTCTGTCACTCAGCTGCATAAACTACCTTAATATAACATTCGTTTTATCCTTTTTGTGTTTATAAGctttaaacaggaaaaatacctaagaaagaaaatgaaaattgacTATTCCTTTGTTGCataacattaaaactttttcGTTCATGTAAAATACAGATAGTAAGTGTACAACTCGTTGAATTATCACAAAAGAACACAGCCTTGTAATCATTACCCAGGCCAAGAAATTTGAGTAAAACAGAGGCCCAACTATGTCTTCTCCTGATTATATCCTCTTTCCAAATTGAATAACTATTATAATAACATACATTAGTTTTGCCAATTTTGAACTGTATTAAATGAATTCACatagtatatattctttggttttcaatttatttcatgcaacattatgtttgtgagtTATTTATGTTGTTCCATGCGGCtatacttcattctttcattgCTGCATAGCATTCCCTTATAGAAATATATCCCAATTTATTCATATTAATGGGCATTTAGGCTTTTCCAGTGTGGGGCTGTGGTGCCTGAGCTTTCTTGTTTATATCTCTCTTCTAAGGTATAGGTATTTATGTTGGGTATGTATATCATTTTGGGGtcataatatatgtgtatatacaactATACTGGATAatgccaaacagttttccaaaatggttttgCAGGTTTATATTCCACTGCCACTATATGAGAGTTTCCATGACTCCACATTCTTTACCAGTACTTGATATTGTTACTTTTCACATTTCTGGTGGTATTACTTTTTGGTTATAacacatttctctgatgattaatgagTTGTGCactgtttcatttgctttttgacCTTTTGGAGTGTCTCTTTTGTTAAGtatcttttcaagtgtttttcCCATTTATCTGTAGGAATAtccaggtatttttttcttactgattttgtaggaattctttattcaggattcaaacccatttttaattgggtgtATTACAAATATTGTCTTCTACTCTGAGACTTGCCTTCTCACTCTCATTAATGATATCTTGAGTTCAGTTTATTAATTGTAGCCT comes from the Acinonyx jubatus isolate Ajub_Pintada_27869175 chromosome C1, VMU_Ajub_asm_v1.0, whole genome shotgun sequence genome and includes:
- the RPAP2 gene encoding putative RNA polymerase II subunit B1 CTD phosphatase RPAP2 isoform X4: MADSAGPRSARLKARTPRASRNATGAKQTNALKQEDTSKRKAELEAAVRKKIEFERKALHIVEQLLEEDITEEFLRECGKFITPAHYSDVVDERSIIKLCGYPLCQKKLGIVPKQKYKISTKTNKVYDITERKCFCSNFCYKASKFFEAQIPKTPVWVREEERDPDFQLLQEGQSGHSGKEVQLCTKAIKTSDIDNPGHFEKHYESSSSSTHSDSNSDNEQDFVSSILPGNRLVDAMGVSPKLHKKSIMKKKAGHKANSKHEDKEQTVIDVSEQLGNCTLDSQEKAVACELPSQKVSAQISPNSPLQEKVEVSENSGNKYSSSKVTLVGISKKSAEHFKRKFAKSNQVSRSASNSVQMCPEVAKANLLKVLKETLIEWKTEETLRFLYGQNYASLCLKLSSASLVKEEELDEDDIDCDLDKHSPSLQGSQNSLDESLPFRTSDTASKPLPSYENLKKETETLNLRIREFYRGRYVLNEETTKSQDSEEQDPTFPLIDSSSQNQIRKRIVLEKLSKIVPGLLGPLQITLGDIYAQLKNLVRTFRLTNRNIIHKPAEWTLIAVVLLSLLTPILGIQKHSQENVVFTQFIETLLKELHLKNEDLESLTLIFKTSC